The Bombus vancouverensis nearcticus chromosome 12, iyBomVanc1_principal, whole genome shotgun sequence genome contains a region encoding:
- the conv gene encoding insulin like growth factor binding protein acid labile subunit convoluted → MVNCWSSDEYVTRRRRLSSCFQNVLSVREPQHKMILFPLLWVLIVPPAIMGGYVPPGPRFRCPKESKYVYPCVCVRGSDRGLYVRCENTNLASLSLAFSNLGNEGIPIEELVLYKCNIGRFYGPALYPLDVRVLRFVDTPLRLIEEHSFLGVNRTLQELYVINSTLEKFPRQALQILGNLSILSIVGHRISTLPMDSFADSIAAAKIEKLEISNGTLTSLPVEALAPLKKLKRLDLHDNEIKELKRNQFKGLRDTEYLDLSHNRINKLDGSHLADLTKMGWCNLSHNAISDLKRGTFARNSLLKVLNLSHNKIRKLDSNTFRGMRFLIRLYLSDNQINDVGRGTFGPVTRIGTIDLARNFIKKIDFQMFNQLQFAELLDVSENFVTVVEKLSFKDLYLAKINLSRNEISKIEPGAFENCVNITILDLSHNKLDNISRYSFDSATYATELRLSYNRFTAVNQVPLHNMTGLKVLNVSHNLIHSVPRQTFPKLYELHTIDLSHNNLSEIHNAVFQTLFSLRFLNLSYNSLEKIKPSTFGPLPTLLDLDMSYNQLNDIARGSLTRLPSCRSLSVRNNRLTKIFQLPISLGSLDFSENWLEEIPTMDVWPTMNALLSLDLSGNRLGDNLKHGSFENLLTLRTLNLQSNNMTRPPWEALSTLTSLQYLYMQHNQLTELGKSAFGRLPIVFELNLANNRISNVSTRAFEGLLQLLTLNLTSNKLTHIPNGAFQSLVSLRSLDLSHNKLERLDNKTHGLLDDCLSLERLNLSHNRISFITKKTFPNDPWIPYRLKEVDLSYNTMPVLTHELTVGTKKLQYLNISHNNINEIRRYVIGNLTAMRTLDLSYNEINDLSEPDIFDPPKNLTNLYLSHNRLTHVPLNKILPLAKLKILDVKSNSIGVFNDMFMKIIENSTKLQYNGNPLHCDCYVRPLKRWLNVHTEIPKEWSNVSCESPRFLANKLLTEVTEDLMACGQREVKEYPEFDITPDVKYRDIEYNEEDKSWKATWYVTSREDIGDFYVVVRESGSSKSAIEKDLVYSERSFKIPELQDSGTKYELCVLARDSEGNVKHFRSSQCRILAQHGLDSSTSRFAVNAFLILIAVSFGTLA, encoded by the exons ATGGTAAACTGCTGGTCGAGCGACGAATATGTGACTCGAAGACGACGACTGTCATCGTGCTTTCAGAACGTGCTGTCCGTACGCGAACCGCAACACAAG ATGATACTTTTCCCGTTACTATGGGTTTTGATCGTGCCCCCTGCCATCATGGGCGGCTACGTTCCACCCGGACCACGGTTTAGATGTCCCAAAGAATCCAAGTACGTCTATCCTTGCGTGTGCGTTCGTGGCAGTGACAGAGGCCTTTATGTTCGTTGTGAGAACACCAATTTGGCAAGTTTGAGCTTGGCCTTCTCCAATTTAGGCAACGAGGGCATACCGATCGAGGAACTCGTTCTGTACAAATGCAACATAG GACGTTTTTATGGGCCCGCTCTCTATCCTCTGGACGTTCGAGTGTTAAGGTTCGTCGACACTCCATTGAGACTGATAGAAGAACACAGTTTTCTCGGCGTGAACAGAACTCTGCAAGAACTATACGTGATAAACAGCACTCTAGAGAAATTCCCGCGTCAGGCGTTGCAAATTTTAGGCAATTTGAGCATCCTGAGTATCGTTGGCCATCGAATCTCCACTCTACCGATGGACAGCTTCGCTGACAGCATTGCTGCTGCTAAAATCGAAAAGTTGGAGATCAGCAACG GCACTCTGACTTCTTTGCCCGTGGAAGCGTTGGCTCCTCTGAAGAAACTGAAGAGATTGGATCTTCACGACAACGAGATCAAGGAGCTGAAGAGGAATCAATTCAAGGGTTTGAGGGACACGGAATATCTAGATCTATCCCACAATCGGATTAACAAGCTCGATGGATCTCATTTGGCCGACTTAACGAAGATGGGCTGGTGCAATTTGTCTCACAATGCCATTTCAGATTTAAAGAG AGGAACGTTCGCGAGGAACTCGCTGCTGAAGGTGCTCAATCTGAGCCAcaataaaatcagaaaactcGACTCGAATACCTTCCGTGGTATGCGCTTTCTGATAAGATTGTACTTGAGCGATAATCAGATAAACGACGTTGGAAGAGGTACGTTTGGCCCTGTTACCAGGATAGGTACCATCGATCTGGCTAGGAATTTTATCAAAAAGATCGACTTCCAGATGTTTAATCAGCTACAGTTCGCAGAG CTGTTGGACGTGTCCGAGAACTTCGTGACAGTGGTAGAAAAGCTGTCTTTCAAAGATCTTTACTTGGCGAAGATCAATTTATCACGCAACGAGATTTCAAAGATAGAACCAGGCGCCTTCGAAAACTGCGTCAACATCACGATCCTGGATCTAAGTCACAACAAGCTCGATAATATTTCCAGATACTCGTTCGACAGTGCAACTTACGCCACGGAACTGCGATTGAGCTACAATCGATTCACCGCGGTCAACCAG GTGCCGCTGCACAACATGACCGGGCTGAAAGTTCTCAACGTGTCGCACAATTTGATCCATTCGGTGCCTCGTCAGACGTTTCCCAAGCTATACGAGCTGCACACGATCGATCTGTCCCATAACAACTTGTCCGAGATCCACAACGCCGTATTTCAGACTCTCTTCAGTCTTCGTTTCTTAAATCTATCGTACAATTCCCTGGAGAAGATAAAACCGTCCACGTTCGGTCCTCTGCCGACGCTGTTGGACTTGGACATGAGTTACAATCAATTGAACGATATCGCTCGTGGCAGTTTAACCAGATTGCCAAGCTGCAG GAGCCTGTCCGTCAGGAATAATCGATTGACGAAGATCTTCCAGTTGCCTATTTCTCTCGGTAGCTTAGATTTTTCCGAAAATTGGCTGGAGGAAATTCCAACGATGGACGTATGGCCCACGATGAACGCTCTTCTCTCGCTGGACCTTTCGGGGAATCGATTGGGCGATAACCTGAAACATGGCAGCTTCGAAAACCTGCTTACCTTGAGGACTTTGAACCTGCAGTCGAACAACATGACGAGGCCACCGTGGGAGGCACTAAGCACTCTAACTAGCTTGCAGTATCTTTATATGCAG CACAACCAGCTAACCGAATTGGGAAAGTCCGCGTTTGGACGTCTTCCAATAGTGTTCGAACTGAATCTAGCGAACAATCGGATATCGAACGTGAGCACTCGAGCTTTCGAGGGACTGTTGCAATTGTTGACGCTGAATTTGACGAGCAATAAACTCACCCACATCCCCAATGGAGCGTTTCAGAGTCTCGTCTCTTTGAGGTCTTTGGACCTTTCTCACAACAAGTTGGAACGACTGGATAACAAAACCCACGGGCTTCTGGACGATTGTTTGTCTCTGGAGAGACTCAATCTCAGTCACAATAGGATATCTTTTATTACGAAGAAAACGTTTCCCAACGATCCTTGGATCCCTTATCGGCTGAAAGAAGTCGATCTTTCGTACAACACCATGCCTGTGTTGACGCACGAACTCACTGTAGGAACGAAAAAGTTGCAGTACTTGAATATCAGTCATAATAACATCAACGAGATTCGAAGAT ACGTGATTGGGAACTTGACAGCGATGCGAACGCTGGACCTCTCCTACAACGAGATCAACGACCTCTCAGAACCGGATATCTTTGATCCTCCGAAGAATTTGACTAATCTGTACCTGAGTCACAACCGCCTGACTCACGTACCCTTGAACAAGATCCTTCCGTTGGCGAAATTGAAGATTCTCGACGTGAAATCCAACTCGATCGGAGTGTTCAACGATATGTTCATGAAGATCATAGAAAATAGCACGAAGCTTCAATATAACG GAAATCCATTGCACTGCGACTGTTACGTGAGGCCGTTGAAACGATGGCTGAACGTTCATACCGAAATACCAAAGGAATGGTCGAACGTTAGCTGCGAGAGTCCGCGTTTCCTGGCCAACAAACTGCTGACCGAGGTGACGGAAGATCTGATGGCATGCGGTCAGAGGGAAGTGAAAGAGTATCCCGAGTTCGACATCACTCCGGACGTAAAGTATCGAGATATCGAGTA CAACGAGGAGGACAAGAGCTGGAAGGCGACGTGGTACGTGACGTCGCGAGAAGACATCGGCGACTTTTACGTGGTGGTTCGCGAATCTGGAAGCAGCAAGTCCGCGATCGAGAAAGATCTCGTCTACAGCGAGAGGTCCTTTAAAATTCCAGAGTTACAGGATTCCGGGACAAAGTACGAGCTGTGCGTGCTGGCGAGAGACTCGGAGGGGAACGTGAAGCATTTTCGAAGCTCCCAGTGTCGGATATTGGCGCAGCACGGGCTCGACTCTTCAACGTCGAGGTTCGCAGTGAACGCGTTCCTGATTCTAATCGCCGTGTCCTTCGGTACTCTAGCGTGA
- the LOC117155059 gene encoding LOW QUALITY PROTEIN: uncharacterized protein LOC117155059 (The sequence of the model RefSeq protein was modified relative to this genomic sequence to represent the inferred CDS: inserted 2 bases in 1 codon) — protein sequence MPASRWLSLYVHSHEHLPPLRPGRRYMYYHXPPPWLTIDRLASGRDIRLSTATMRALDSRRLQPTRTFHLFPRSFLCLLLLPFVLRVGQPRSVSHDEQNQAQPVAKLSPGAKKDDFGGINLTEIDEAKSEESKEDIEGIFESLIIKCGGEGHDFAVSEGESRKKRENRKTKKAVDVVGASDEGSSEVLKQEDEEAGVVKKRRRNDVALVGKSEVRESEGIPVGQIAEATDEGIRRFDSQVDADGVAPGPFDPRHSNEEYKGSVKAIEPKESEISNAEGSRVQDDEKSKQPLPNYFRKSGKLEDDDSKSEEEYSSDESAVSEEGKEFFANREYRSFVEPRGKSKRKSSTVYLNAEEKKISDGEQQSIVDGQIKKLISIRDDALDARKTDKIDEAKVLNSKRQVETDEWLAFNEEKLRNANKGNKQKSGRVEDLHRVRLLTPDVAVYNILQDALESYPNDETLVSYIDPKNDTLKELLTFDQLTILQMAEKFLPQALRREYSDKMFSCVRRFEYFSCVKYFAWPLVKQYFPALPAFPDYQCWYPIADLSPQYPIFPFPSFSEDIGELPEVVDADGTRTRKPRPEALIIQVLQNTLKEQPRISTSPSFLDQSMDTYVTLIPEDQLLTINMAEQLIPISYRPEFVQKTVRCMKEYNYLSCFKYSAWPTVKRFIPTLPDIFSLMPEFQGAELSSDVGSYVPQLNAYSNLNFYVPVGATTVPKDTEAPAYSSLKNRGTLLRSSDQLETRILEILQNVYLTKSYEQAREIPSFILTGNAVRFVTFTKRQIEILHLTESLLPPSARATFITEFLSYLQKSNDFIDAARYVIWPTIAKYQPTLSEFPQSEVPDRVKEPVDPQGSTEIEESSINPGVLIQERVASNVEKEKVAGIFFRDKESRNRVPNVPVISVSGTRFVPIFSELPESVIYNILRSVQLQSIKSASATSSFTTKNQEFLDLLTVQQANIIGIVDTLLPDNVRPNFVNAMLSCLRAENFLICTRDVVWPTLLIYFPWLPNFPDFGIVSSVRPSGSPSPVSNSTLTEISSSSDTPALSETDVKTGQHGDTKVTITDTRFFPIYNELPETIISNILKAVQFSIPNLAGSPAPVRTQEFSPHLSEHQINIINIAENLLPIATRLEYIENIKPCIKERNFLECSRDVTWPTIAKFYPWLPSFPNFGTLQNLPGESSSSSINFQVLLSEKPSSPAVQASQAGLIKEAELLEQAEEKIENILSDILSKSPELERSYLNVTDSVASSLNKRQINIIRLVERGIPDTARQSYVARMQNCITGYSFVACTNNIIWPILKQYSFSLPDFSSISDLFSQFPGIVQIPGLPDFGSIAGNIPGISQLPGILHFPGISQPSTEFPTLSTQAGELAARSDSQNSQSNSRAEAQEGKPEGDPTITPSVDNDGAVPGYANQPPGILIDISNEKVDLSDTGGEAATVNSKSSEEVKSRERRSTIDVLGSYYDNEEADTADSLASSKSSTLALPNITESEYLRLLIRVKENLRFTNASPSKSEQYLVDKLNSTMRNSLTADQYEILKIIQDLEDRPSSKGVTQQVIQCLLSLSFIRCLGIFVWPLVVSNLPSLPDLPSLPSFGILGRYLDTDSQVRDFFGMSTTDFEQRLLERKESIESFLLDWYRKLAEDKFQTDIGYLKIKGYGNNQLGISFSGFREGRGAKLKDNKNLPSILTIISDIMEEVLDQRPEGDRAKKDKEKRERSIEGSRETDIQLLKNSEEMVDIKRSIDDDEIITLFLDRIRPNDSETENDDTKYTSDDAYDAFGVLFGTKLHDKLAGEIESLDAEFRMEKTENDRAGPIEPIREVDIVSLESGKDSDELKVLPTKSQVAYDFEKESSRDQEQRQRQKRAKNFFKSFLQKYSDRRSKDDSNVESFDNVGDNKIIEENQKDARSTLVVQLPRLHEEVVSRKVTNSMIHMGKAFKTKMTQMMPGFGLVLSFLLQMALAHARATASMAGMISNMALGTAMFGMIRDSFFGSSGHPKIKYVYDNDKNGPGISWPAQYESGSRYYG from the exons ATGCCCGCGTCTCGTTGGTTGAGCCTGTACGTACACTCTCACGAGCATCTTCCTCCGCTGCGTCCCGGACGACGCTATATGTATTACCA ACCTCCGCCATGGTTGACCATAGACCGGCTCGCAAGTGGCCGAGACATTCGCCTCTCGACCGCGACCATGAGAGCACTCGACTCGCGACGCCTACAGCCAACAAGGACCTTCCATCTCTTCCCCCGATCTTTCCTCTGTCTGCTGCTTCTGCCGTTCGTTCTCCGCGTTGGCCAACCACGCAGTGTATCGCACGATGAACAGAACCAGGCTCAACCAGTTGCCAAACTTTCGCCGGGCGCAAAGAAAGACGACTTTGGTGGAATAAATTTGACGGAGATCGACGAGGCCAAGTCCGAAGAATCGAAGGAGGACATCGAAGGCATTTTCGAATCGCTGATCATAAAATGTGGTGGTGAGGGACATGATTTCGCAGTGTCCGAAGGAGAGTCGAGGAAGAAAAGGGAGAATCGGAAGACGAAGAAGGCGGTGGACGTGGTTGGAGCGAGTGACGAGGGTAGCAGCGAGGTGTTGAAACAGGAAGACGAGGAAGCTGGTGTGGTGAAAAAGCGTAGAAGGAACGACGTTGCTTTGGTCGGTAAATCCGAGGTTCGAGAGAGCGAGGGGATTCCGGTTGGACAGATCGCAGAAGCTACGGACGAGGGAATCAGGAGATTCGATTCGCAAGTGGATGCCGATGGTGTTGCGCCTGGCCCGTTCGACCCGCGCCACAGCAACGAAGAGTACAAAGGCTCCGTAAAAGCGATCGAGCCTAAAGAATCGGAGATATCGAATGCCGAGGGGAGTCGCGTCCAGGATGACGAAAAATCGAAACAACCGCTTCCCAATTACTTTCGAAAATCGGGAAAGCTCGAAGACGACGATAGCAAAAGCGAAGAGGAATACTCGTCGGACGAAAGTGCAGTCTCCGAAGAAGGCAAAGAGTTTTTCGCGAATAGAGAATACAGATCTTTCGTCGAGCCACGAGGTAAATCGAAACGTAAGAGTTCCACCGTTTACTTGAACGCGGAGGAGAAGAAGATATCCGATGGGGAACAGCAATCGATCGTCGATGGACAGATAAAGAAGTTAATATCGATTCGCGACGACGCGCTCGACGCTCGGAAGACCGACAAGATAGACGAGGCCAAGGTCTTAAATTCGAAACGGCAGGTCGAGACGGACGAGTGGCTCGCCTTTAACGAGGAGAAGCTTCGGAACGCGAACAAG GGTAACAAGCAAAAATCGGGCAGAGTCGAGGATCTTCATCGAGTCAGGCTTCTCACCCCGGACGTCGCGGTGTACAACATCCTGCAGGACGCTCTGGAATCGTATCCCAACGACGAAACGCTGGTCTCTTACATCGATCCGAAAAACGACACTCTGAAGGAATTGCTCACTTTCGATCAGTTGACTATTCTCCAGATGGCCGAGAAATTTTTACCTCAAGCCTTGCGCCGAGAATATTCCGACAAGATGTTTTCGTGCGTCCGAAGATTCGAATATTTTAGTTGCGTCAAGTACTTTGCGTGGCCTTTGGTCAAACAATACTTCCCAGCGTTGCCCGCTTTTCCAGATTACCAATGTTGGTATCCGATCGCCGATCTGTCTCCGCAGTATCCGATTTTCCCCTTTCCCAGCTTCTCGGAAGACATCGGCGAGCTGCCAGAAGTGGTGGACGCCGATGGTACCAGAACGAGGAAGCCTAGACCGGAGGCGCTCATCATCCAGGTTCTTCAAAATACGCTAAAGGAACAGCCACGTATATCCACTTCGCCGTCTTTTCTGGATCAATCGATGGATACGTATGTAACTCTGATACCCGAGGATCAGTTATTAACCATCAACATGGCCGAGCAATTGATCCCGATCTCTTATCGGCCAGAATTTGTTCAGAAGACTGTCAGATGCATGAAGGAGTACAACTATCTCTCTTGTTTCAAATACTCAGCCTGGCCAACGGTCAAACGTTTCATTCCGACTCTTCCGGACATTTTCAGTCTCATGCCGGAGTTTCAGGGTGCAGAGCTGTCGTCGGACGTTGGTAGCTACGTTCCACAACTCAACGCCTATTCCAATCTCAACTTCTACGTACCTGTCGGAGCAACTACCGTTCCAAAGGATACCGAGGCACCGGCTTATTCGTCGCTGAAGAATCGAGGAACTTTGTTACGATCTTCCGACCAGTTGGAGACCAGGATCTTGGAGATCCTACAGAACGTCTATCTTACGAAATCCTACGAGCAGGCCAGAGAGATACCGTCGTTCATTTTAACGGGGAACGCCGTGAGATTCGTTACGTTTACCAAGAGGCAAATCGAAATTTTACACCTGACGGAATCTCTTCTCCCGCCGTCTGCTCGCGCAACTTTCATCACCGAGTTTCTTTCCTATCTTCAGAAGAGCAACGATTTCATCGACGCAGCCAGATACGTAATATGGCCAACGATCGCAAAGTACCAGCCGACTTTATCCGAATTCCCGCAATCCGAGGTTCCCGATCGCGTGAAGGAGCCAGTTGATCCGCAAGGATCCACGGAGATCGAGGAAAGCTCGATAAATCCCGGGGTTCTGATACAAGAACGGGTCGCGTCGAACGTGGAAAAGGAAAAGGTGGCGGGTATCTTCTTCAGAGACAAGGAATCGCGAAACAGAGTACCCAACGTACCGGTAATCAGCGTGTCAGGCACTAGATTTGTCCCAATATTCTCCGAGCTTCCAGAGTCTGTGATTTATAACATTCTCCGATCGGTTCAACTGCAATCCATCAAATCCGCTTCAGCAACTTCCAGTTTCACGACCAAAAACCAGGAATTCCTCGACTTGCTAACCGTGCAACAGGCGAATATCATTGGTATCGTGGATACTTTGCTTCCGGACAATGTTCGACCCAATTTCGTCAACGCGATGCTCTCGTGCTTACGCGCCGAAAACTTTCTCATATGCACCAGGGACGTGGTTTGGCCAACGCTGTTGATCTATTTTCCCTGGTTGCCGAATTTCCCGGATTTTGGAATCGTAAGCAGCGTACGACCCAGTGGTTCGCCCAGTCCCGTCTCTAATTCCACGTTAACGGAGATTAGCTCTAGTTCCGATACACCGGCTCTTTCAGAGACCGACGTGAAGACAGGACAGCACGGGGACACCAAAGTGACCATAACCGACACCAGATTCTTTCCAATTTACAACGAATTGCCAGAGACCATCATATCCAACATCCTGAAAGCTGTTCAATTTTCTATTCCTAATTTAGCCGGTTCGCCAGCTCCGGTAAGAACGCAAGAGTTTTCGCCGCATCTGTCCGAGCATcagattaatattataaatatcgcGGAAAATTTGTTGCCGATTGCCACGAGGCTCGAATATATCGAGAATATCAAGCCATGCATCAAGGAACGAAACTTCTTGGAATGTAGCAGAGACGTTACTTGGCCGACGATCGCCAAGTTTTATCCATGGCTACCCAGCTTCCCGAATTTCGGTACTCTTCAGAATCTGCCTGGCGAGTCGAGTTCCAGTTCCATCAACTTTCAAGTTCTCCTGTCGGAGAAACCTTCCAGTCCCGCGGTGCAGGCTTCTCAAGCTGGTTTGATCAAAGAGGCGGAACTTTTGGAGCAAGCTGAGGAGAAAATAGAGAACATCTTATCCGACATTTTGAGCAAGAGTCCGGAATTGGAGCGATCGTATTTAAACGTAACCGATTCTGTTGCTTCCAGTttgaacaagagacagataaaTATCATCAGATTGGTGGAAAGAGGAATACCAGACACGGCTAGACAATCTTACGTCGCGCGAATGCAAAATTGCATAACGGGTTACAGTTTTGTAGCTTGCACGAACAACATCATCTGGCCAATTCTCAAACAATACAGTTTCTCATTGCCCGACTTTTCCAGCATCAGCGATTTGTTCTCTCAGTTCCCCGGCATCGTACAGATTCCCGGTCTGCCAGACTTTGGTTCCATCGCCGGTAACATTCCAGGTATCTCTCAACTACCAGGGATTTTACATTTTCCCGGAATTTCCCAGCCGTCCACCGAGTTTCCCACGTTGTCGACGCAGGCTGGCGAACTCGCGGCACGATCAGACTCGCAAAATTCGCAAAGTAATTCGCGCGCGGAAGCCCAGGAGGGCAAACCGGAAGGAGACCCAACGATCACGCCGTCAGTAG ACAATGACGGAGCCGTCCCAGGATACGCAAACCAACCGCCAGGCATCCTCATAGacatctccaacgagaaggtcGACTTATCCGATACTGGTGGAGAAGCAGCGACTGTCAATTCAAAATCGTCGGAAGAAGTTAAAAGTAGAGAACGTAGGAGCACCATAGACGTCCTCGGCTCTTATTACGATAACGAAGAAGCGGACACAGCGGATAGCTTGGCGTCTTCGAAATCGTCGACCCTGGCGTTGCCAAACATCACGGAATCCGAGTACCTTCGGTTATTGATCAGAGTGAAGGAGAATCTGAGATTCACCAACGCGAGTCCCTCTAAATCGGAACAGTATCTCGTCGACAAGTTGAACTCCACGATGAGAAATTCTTTGACCGCCGACCAGTACGAGATCTTGAAGATCATCCAAGACTTGGAAGATCGACCATCGAGCAAAGGAGTTACGCAGCAGGTTATACAGTGTCTTCTGAGTCTCAGCTTCATACGATGCTTGGGTATCTTCGTTTGGCCGCTTGTCGTCAGTAATCTGCCTTCTCTTCCTGATCTTCCGTCTCTACCGAGTTTCGGTATCTTGGGGCGTTACTTGGACACGGACAGCCAGGTGCGCGATTTCTTCGGCATGTCGACGACCGACTTCGAGCAGAGGCTGCTGGAAAGGAAGGAATCGATCGAGAGCTTCTTACTCGACTGGTACAGGAAGCTGGCGGAGGACAAGTTTCAAACGGACATAGGATATCTGAAGATCAAGGGCTATGGGAATAACCAGCTGGGAATCAGCTTCTCCGGATTCAGGGAAGGTAGAGGAGCGAAACTCAAGGATAACAAGAATCTTCCTAGTATATTGACGATCATAAGCGACATAATGGAGGAAGTTTTGGACCAACGACCCGAGGGTGACAGAGCGAAGAAGGATAAGGAGAAAAGGGAGAGAAGCATAGAAGGTTCGAGAGAAACTGATATTCAGCTCTTGAAGAACAGCGAGGAGATGGTTGATATTAAGAGATCCATAGACGACGACGAGATCATCACGCTGTTTCTCGACAGGATCAGACCGAACGATTCGGAGACAGAGAACGACGATACCAAGTATACTTCGGATGACGCGTACGATGCTTTCGGAGTTCTCTTTGGGACGAAACTGCACGACAAACTTGCCGGCGAAATAGAATCTCTCGATGCCGAGTTTAGAATGGAAAAAACGGAGAACGATAGAGCAGGTCCGATAGAGCCGATAAGGGAAGTAGACATCGTGTCTTTGGAGTCTGGAAAAGATTCCGACGAGCTGAAAGTTCTACCGACGAAGAGCCAAGTGGCGTACGATTTCGAGAAAGAGTCGTCGCGGGACCAGGAACAGAGACAAAGACAGAAACGAGCTAAGaactttttcaaatcttttttgcAGAAATATTCGGACAGACGGTCCAAGGACGACTCCAACGTGGAAAGTTTCGACAACGTCGGGGATAACAAAATCATCGAGGAAAATCAGAAAGACGCGAGATCCACTCTGGTCGTTCAACTGCCGCGTTTACACGAGGAAGTGGTGTCGAGAAAGGTGACCAATTCGATGATTCACATGGGCAAGGCTTTCAAGACGAAGATGACGCAGATGATGCCAGGATTCGGACTGGTGCTGTCCTTTTTGCTTCAAATGGCCCTGGCTCATGCGCGTGCAACCGCGTCGATGGCTGGAATGATCAGCAATATGGCTCTCGGAACGGCTATGTTCGGAATGATTCGAGATTCTTTCTTCGGATCGAGCGGTCATCCAAAAATTAAGTACGTCTACGACAACGATAAGAACGGACCAGGAATCTCTTGGCCTGCTCAATACGAATCCGGTTCTCGTTACTACGGATAG
- the LOC117155060 gene encoding uncharacterized protein LOC117155060, whose protein sequence is MRSSTIFISKFLLWTRLLVVVVALPTLGYVDRHRLETYEDLSEETSDFDVFDNLTFRFSCEGKPVGLYADLDYDCRVFHACDDLGKGFPVICPNNTLFDQRERVCSDEEHVDCDRANEWFYLNELPFSVEATEENHTLSEEKEEIPSVLPLLLA, encoded by the exons ATGCGTTCTTCCACCATATTTATCTCGAAGTTTCTGCTATGGACTC GGCTGttggtcgtcgtcgtcgcttTACCAACTCTGGGTTACGTC GATCGACATCGCTTAGAGACTTACGAGGACCTGTCCGAAGAAACGAGCGATTTCGACGTTTTCGATAATCTGACTTTCCGATTTTCCTGCGAGGGTAAACCGGTCGGTTTGTACGCAGACCTGGACTACGATTGTCGAGTTTTCCATGCCTGTGACGACCTGGGCAAAGGTTTCCCCGTAATTTGTCCAAACAATACCTTGTTCGATCAGAGAGAACGCGTGTGCAGCGACGAAGAACACGTTGACTGCGATCGTGCGAACGAATG GTTCTATTTAAACGAGCTACCTTTCTCCGTGGAAGCGACGGAAGAAAATCACACCCTGTCGGAGGAGAAAGAAGAGATACCTTCTGTGCTGCCCCTTCTGCTAGCGTGA